A genomic stretch from Setaria viridis chromosome 1, Setaria_viridis_v4.0, whole genome shotgun sequence includes:
- the LOC117849932 gene encoding uncharacterized protein isoform X2, which produces MDHRGGGRGGGGRGGGGGGRGGGGGGGGGGGGGNSSRTDLLAAGRKKLQQFRKKKGKREPGKKAAEADADAEAEEGAAKAEESTVPEPKSPVGLKFLAGVGGSSTPFEEAETSQAEQCNGEGPGAVESGSVENADAVREQETAADGSDAHNAGTSEQGISEQHESQAADGEDLAIQATSGDGSGDLVEGAQLGEVHVDKKLPDMTLKDNMELDASSERDGDGDDCNQLGEHQQVEMEPVEKPTSSDSEEVAEVPIPSQDTGADNNNDEGAQEMLTDVSRIPLDGDIQHDIEPTVSAEIVAATALEEELTVAASHEIPESTAGRGTEEETDGVGREAVEENPSTTHVTDEDLSVQAKPIGAVDTPLCEQDGDPALFRSVVLQGIVPDHFEDIQRHLYSATLSRDFLQLQLDEVAGHYSDVTQRSSDEITKLQVLLKETEESNLAVSKELHQCRHELSKVSTVKGELELIMASLKEEINTSNLRCTRLESELHSSEENTKQMQSELADNRLLLEALQKENLELSASLASEKEAKKAAEEQQDHLSSDNRKLLSELSGLELNLASMKEEMDAGSSRCEVLEKELRSSNENLEHTLTELANYRALLESLQKDNLELSANFVSEKEAKKKLEEDNVDLCNEKGRLSSDLSELNDKLNLSYAKHKQLESHVKDTETYFEQLTEQLIEENLYASSSADVYQSAIKDLHAKYNVVLGQFQNVVHQESDLHLDPPKVNTENAERTITRPVLVGHGNHQCTPNLANTNDSCNSTALQLLKGHLEVSKGDLHDLEKLLERISSRSDGRVLVSKLIKSFEPKGNEDDTGLTEGEHDELRKSTREMIRRLGEKFMAMSSDITKTEEYVAELCNKIELSVKSTAQHDIDRQQTVVLAAKMDELAGKLSNYKETIDNLHNQVATVQQDANSNAERLIDQAELLQKDAVERISILEKERVSLSDLLIEVTNRLTSLGCTMFPNDSSESEDLSFRTLSCVDLVATSFQSLQEKLEAAQIDNAQLNSSLVELRKANCVAQERSEQAFETVKKLYDSLQELLCDSLKNSNEFGGGDSAEEPIESQYGRLIEHLKNLLHDHHTMLSSNADLESRLLSKCEEVEELNMRYSSLTKNLNDVCVMNEELKSASLSKNATQDELHSRCLAVAEKLVSHSVNHSSAGVQLISDSGEGFNKEDHILTTLLPCIEDGVASCIEKFENAAEEIRLSKICLQDINIFDQISFDKWSYPLPTLIKEEILPKLSDLQDRINQLNALNIQLETEVPVLRDGMKKLDEALGTSRTELQKKVSELEQFDQKLTSVKEKLSIAVAKGKGLIVQRDSLKQSLLEKSGEVEKLTQELQLKETLLKELEAKLKSYTEADRIEALESELSYIRNSATALRDSFLLKDSVLQRIEEVLEDLDLPEQFHSRDIVEKIELLSKMAVGTSFTLPDGDKRSSVDGHSESGVAMDVINDEQNSNSNPASDELKSKYEELHRKFYELAEHNNMLEQSLVERNSLIQKWEEVLGQISIPPQFRMLEAEDKIEWLGNRLLEVEQERDSLQLKIEHLEDSSEMLIADLEESHKRISELSAEVVAIKAEKDFFSQSLEKLRFEFLGLSEKAVQDEFVRDNLRKDLSELQEKLAEKTEESRHYHEMDTEIHKLLNLVQNTLQDGSDSEISSGDTSAVLCLGKLLRKLLDDYGTLLSKSTEGNFTERDIQLEDIKPSNDASTLDTGTSDKEIELNSLNNELDYARNNLALVEQQRDEAVEKTQSLMLEIETLHAQAQINKLQESDAEQMQKYQSLVLELESVGKQRDNLQEQLNQEEQKCTSLREKLNVAVRKGKGLVQHRDSLKQTIEEMNAVIEKLKNERKQHIESLETEKSSLMDRLAENEKSLHETNQYLSGLLNALNKVDIAREFDTDPVTKVEKIAKFCLDLQETVVSSQNEVKKSKRATELLLAELNEAHERADNLQEELFKAEAALSESYKQYSVTESARADAVRHLEHVMHAQSQTRRKQLDHLMELNSTSSQLREVCFELSHHLVNAFSKDVDLICYMENFMKSSGKWIDGTNMMDVPIASKHVLSNRINSKAHIPNAPLEIKMDDTDERQILHHLAIACRALSECVKDCNDLKRSIDEHGFSVEQKATELFDVMSNLQNRLTSQQNELESLRAKFVELQLEMKGRDEEIVSERRNMSLLYEACTSSVAEIEGMTDIYPGNQSYAVDHSADERIKSLVEQLVLAVKTSRNSNEGSTKELKATVLELQQELQAKDIQISTISSELSYQLRAAESSAKQLSVELEGAKMEVHNLAKQVDMLHNENKALETQVNELKNMESMASEQHGRIKELTDELSRKDQEIEGLMQALDEEEKELEVMENKSHELEQMLQEKEFALKSAEVSRTKALAKLATTVDKFDELHSLSENLLAEVENLQSQLQERDSEISFLRQEVTRSTNELLTTEESNKKYSSQINDFIKWLETALLQFGVHCDYDGTPVPVYMEMLSKKIGSLISESDDLRVVVQSKDSLLQVERTKMEELMRKSDALEASLSQKDSQIGLLRRDRASSQLNRSINLPGTSEIEQMNDKSPAVVTQLRGARKVNNDQIAIDVEMDKDKQLDDEDDDKAHGFKSLTMSRFVPKFTRPISDRIDGMWVSGDRLLMRQPTLRLGILIYWIALHALLASFI; this is translated from the exons ATGGATCacaggggcggcggccgcggcggcggaggcagagggggaggcggcggcggcagaggaggagggggaggaggaggaggaggaggaggcggcggcaacaGTAGCCGCACCGATCTCCTCGCTGCCGGGCGGAAGAAG CTGCAACAGTTccggaagaagaaggggaagcgGGAGCCCGGGAAGAAGGCGGCGGaagccgacgccgacgcggagGCCGAGGAGGGGGCGGCCAAGGCGGAGGAGTCCACCGTGCCCGAGCCGAAATCGCCTGTCGGGCTGAAGTTCCTCGCCGGGGTGGGCGGCAGCAGCACTCCGTTTGAG GAAGCGGAGACGTCACAGGCGGAGCAATGCAATGGCGAGGGGCCTGGGGCTGTGGAGTCCGGCTCTGTGGAGAATGCTGATGCAGTGCGAGAACAGGAGACGGCAGCTGATGGCTCTGATGCGCATAATGCTGGTACTAGTGAGCAGGGCATTTCGGAGCAGCATGAAAGCCAGGCAGCTGATGGTGAGGATCTAGCAATCCAGGCTACCAGTGGAGACGGCAGTGGTGATCTTGTGGAAGGAGCTCAGCTGGGTGAGGTGCATGTTGATAAGAAACTGCCAGATATGACTTTGAAGGATAACATGGAGTTGGATGCTTCTTCTGAACGTGATGGAGACGGTGATGATTGCAATCAACTTGGGGAACACCAGCAGGTGGAAATGGAGCCTGTTGAAAAGCCAACAAGCTCTGATTCCGAAGAAGTCGCCGAGGTGCCAATTCCTTCTCAAGACACTGGAGCTGATAATAATAATGATGAAGGAGCTCAAGAAATGTTGACAGATGTTTCTAGGATTCCATTAGATGGAGATATACAACATGACATCGAGCCCACTGTTTCTGCTGAAATAGTTGCTGCGACTGCACTTGAAGAAGAGTTGACTGTTGCAGCTTCACATGAGATTCCTGAGAGTACTGCGGGAAGAGGCACTGAGGAGGAAACTGATGGAGTGGGCAGGGAAGCTGTTGAAGAAAATCCAAGTACAACACATGTAACTGATGAAGATTTGAGTGTACAGGCCAAGCCAATAGGGGCAGTGGATACTCCACTTTGTGAACAGGATGGTGATCCAGCTTTATTTAGAAGTGTGGTATTGCAAGGCATTGTGCCAGATCATTTTGAGGATATACAGAGGCATCTGTACTCTGCAACTCTATCGAGGGATTTTCTCCAGTTGCAGTTAGATGAGGTTGCTGGTCATTATTCAGATGTTACACAGCGGTCTTCTGATGAGATCACCAAGCTCCAGGTACTACTAAAAGAAACTGAAGAAAGCAATCTGGCAGTTAGCAAAGAGCTTCATCAATGTAGACATGAGCTTTCCAAGGTGAGCACAGTTAAGGGAGAACTTGAACTAATCATGGCTTCCTTGAAAGAAGAAATCAACACTAGCAACTTAAGGTGCACACGTTTGGAGAGTGAGCTACATTCCTCCGAGGAGAACACAAAACAAATGCAGAGTGAATTAGCTGACAACAGATTGTTACTGGAAGCCCTGCAAAAGGAAAACCTGGAGCTTAGTGCAAGCCTTGCTTCTGAGAAAGAAGCCAAAAAAGCAGCTGAGGAGCAGCAGGACCATCTATCTTCTGATAACAGGAAGCTTTTATCAGAGTTGTCAGGTCTTGAGCTTAACTTAGCTTCTATGAAAGAGGAAATGGATGCTGGCAGTAGCAGATGTGAAGTTTTGGAGAAAGAGCTGCGTTCCTCCAATGAGAATTTGGAGCATACTTTGACAGAATTGGCAAATTATAGGGCTCTGTTGGAATCATTGCAAAAAGATAATTTGGAGTTATCTGCGAATTTTGTCTCTgagaaagaagcaaaaaagaaaCTTGAAGAAGACAATGTGGATTTATGTAATGAAAAGGGTAGGCTTTCTTCAGATTTATCTGAACTAAATGACAAGTTGAACCTTTCATATGCCAAGCATAAGCAGCTTGAGTCACATGTCAAAGATACGGAAACATACTTTGAACAACTTACGGAGCAGCTAATTGAGGAAAATCTGTATGCTAGTAGCAGCGCAGATGTTTACCAATCTGCAATCAAAGACTTGCACGCTAAGTATAATGTGGTGCTGGGCCAATTTCAGAATGTTGTGCATCAAGAAAGTGATCTTCATTTGGACCCACCTAAAGTCAATACTGAAAATGCTGAAAGAACCATTACGAGGCCTGTACTTGTTGGCCATGGTAATCATCAGTGCACTCCTAATCTGGCCAACACGAATGACTCATGTAACTCTACTGCTTTACAGTTACTGAAGGGCCATCTAGAGGTGTCTAAAGGTGATTTGCATGACCTTGAAAAGTTGCTAGAGAGGATTTCCTCTAGGTCTGATGGACGTGTTCTGGTATCGAAGCTCATAAAATCATTCGAGCCTAAAGGAAATGAGGATGACACTGGACTAACTGAGGGGGAGCACGATGAATTACGAAAGTCAACTCGGGAGATGATACGTCGCCTTGGGGAAAAGTTTATGGCAATGAGCTCAGATATTACAAAAACTGAAGAATATGTGGCTGAACTTTGTAACAAAATTGAACTTTCCGTCAAGTCTACTGCGCAGCATGATATAGATAGACAACAGACTGTTGTTCTTGCGGCCAAAATGGATGAACTTGCTGGGAAGCTGAGCAACTACAAGGAGACAATTGATAATCTGCACAATCAGGTTGCTACTGTTCAACAGGATGCAAACAGTAATGCTGAAAGGCTCATTGATCAAGCAGAACTGTTGCAAAAGGATGCGGTAGAAAGGATTTCCATTCTTGAGAAGGAGAGGGTGTCTTTATCAGATTTGCTCATTGAAGTAACAAATAGGCTCACCTCTTTGGGATGTACTATGTTTCCTAATGATTCCAGTGAAAGTGAAGATCTCAGTTTCCGCACTTTGAGCTGTGTGGATCTTGTTGCTACATCATTCCAGAGTCTTCAGGAGAAATTAGAGGCTGCTCAAATTGATAATGCTCAGCTCAATAGTTCTCTGGTGGAGCTCAGGAAAGCAAACTGTGTTGCTCAAGAGAGGAGCGAACAAGCATTTGAAACTGTCAAGAAACTGTATGATTCCCTGCAGGAACTTCTATGCGATTCACTTAAAAATTCAAATGAATTTGGTGGAGGGGACAGTGCTGAGGAACCAATTGAAAGTCAATATGGAAGACTCATCGAGCATTTAAAGAATTTGTTGCATGACCACCATACTATGCTGTCATCCAATGCTGACCTTGAGTCAAGACTGTTGAGTAAATGTGAAGAGGTCGAGGAGCTCAACATGAGATACAGTTCTCTAACAAAAAATTTGAATGATGTTTGTGTTATGAATGAAGAGCTTAAGTCAGCTTCTTTAAGCAAAAATGCCACACAAGATGAACTACACAGTAGATGTCTTGCTGTAGCTGAAAAGTTGGTTTCCCACTCAGTAAATCATTCCTCAGCAGGTGTTCAATTGATATCTGATAGTGGTGAAGGGTTTAACAAGGAAGATCATATACTTACCACCCTTCTCCCATGCATTGAGGACGGTGTGGCTTCATGCATTGAGAAATTTGAAAATGCAGCTGAAGAAATCCGCTTGTCAAAGATATGCTTGCAAGATATCAATATTTTTGACCAGATTTCATTCGACAAGTGGTCTTACCCCTTGCCTACATTGATCAAAGAGGAAATCTTACCAAAGCTGTCTGACTTGCAAGACAGAATCAACCAGCTCAATGCACTAAATATTCAGCTGGAAACTGAAGTTCCAGTCTTGAGGGATGGCATGAAAAAGCTTGATGAAGCTCTTGGAACTTCGCGTACTGAGCTTCAGAAAAAGGTTTCTGAACTTGAACAGTTTGATCAGAAACTTACATCTGTCAAGGAAAAACTTAGTATTGCTGTTGCAAAAGGTAAAGGTTTGATTGTGCAGCGTGACAGCCTTAAGCAGTCTCTGTTGGAGAAGTCTGGTGAGGTCGAGAAGCTCACACAAGAACTGCAGTTAAAGGAAACATTGCTGAAAGAGTTAGAAGCTAAGCTCAAATCCTATACAGAAGCAGATCGAATTGAAGCTTTGGAATCGGAGCTCTCATACATAAGGAATTCAGCTACAGCTCTAAGGGACTCATTTCTTCTAAAAGACTCTGTTCTTCAGAGAATCGAAGAAGTCTTAGAAGACCTGGATTTGCCAGAGCAATTTCATTCTCGAGATATAGTTGAAAAAATTGAACTGCTGTCGAAGATGGCTGTTGGCACTTCATTTACTCTACCTGATGGTGACAAGAGATCCTCTGTTGATGGGCATTCTGAGTCTGGTGTGGCCATGGATGTGATAAATGATGAGCAGAACTCAAATTCAAATCCAGCATCAGATGAATTAAAGAGCAAGTATGAGGAGCTGCATAGGAAATTCTATGAGCTGGCTGAACACAACAACATGTTGGAACAATCTCTAGTGGAGAGGAACAGTCTTATACAGAAATGGGAAGAAGTCCTTGGTCAAATTAGCATCCCCCCACAGTTCAGGATGTTGGAAGCAGAAGATAAGATAGAATGGTTAGGAAACAGACTCTTGGAGGTGGAGCAGGAAAGAGATTCATTACAGTTGAAGATTGAGCACCTTGAGGATTCCTCTGAAATGCTTATTGCTGATCTAGAAGAGTCGCATAAAAGGATATCTGAACTCAGCGCAGAGGTTGTTGCTATAAAGGCTGAGAAGGATTTTTTCTCACAAAGCCTAGAGAAACTGAGATTTGAGTTCCTTGGACTCTCTGAGAAAGCAGTTCAAGATGAGTTTGTCAGAGATAATTTGAGAAAAGATCTATCTGAATTGCAGGAGAAGTTAGCTGAGAAAACCGAGGAGAGCAGGCACTATCATGAAATGGACACAGAGATCCACAAGCTGCTGAATTTGGTGCAAAACACATTGCAGGATGGCAGTGATTCAGAAATTTCATCGGGTGACACTTCTGCTGTTTTGTGCTTGGGTAAATTGTTGAGGAAACTTTTGGATGACTATGGTACTCTTTTGTCCAAGTCCACTGAAGGCAATTTTACTGAGAGAGATATTCAATTAGAGGATATCAAGCCATCTAATGATGCTTCTACATTGGATACTGGTACAAGCGACAAAGAGATCGAACTAAATTCTTTAAATAATGAGTTAGATTATGCTCGCAACAATCTGGCCTTAGTGGAGCAGCAGCGTGATGAAGCTGTGGAGAAGACGCAATCACTAATGCTGGAAATTGAGACCTTACATGCTCAAGCTCAAATAAACAAATTGCAAGAAAGTGATGCTGAGCAGATGCAAAAGTATCAGTCGCTAGTTCTTGAACTAGAATCTGTGGGTAAGCAGCGGGACAATCTGCAGGAGCAGTTAAATCAGGAGGAGCAAAAGTGTACCTCATTGAGGGAGAAACTAAATGTTGCTGTCAGAAAAGGGAAGGGCCTAGTGCAACACAGAGACAGCCTGAAGCAAACTATAGAAGAGATGAATGCTGTGATAGAGAAACTTAAGAATGAAAGAAAACAGCACATAGAATCACTTGAGACTGAGAAATCATCTTTAATGGATCGATTGGCTGAGAATGAGAAGAGCTTGCATGAAACAAACCAGTATTTGAGTGGATTATTAAATGCTTTAAATAAAGTGGACATTGCTCGGGAATTTGATACGGATCCAGTTACCAAGGTTGAAAAGATAGCAAAATTTTGCCTTGACCTACAGGAAACTGTGGTTTCATCACAGAATGAAGTGAAGAAATCGAAACGAGCAACAGAGTTGCTTCTAGCTGAGTTAAATGAAGCTCATGAAAGGGCTGACAACCTGCAGGAGGAATTGTTCAAGGCAGAAGCTGCACTTTCTGAATCTTATAAACAATACAGTGTTACAGAATCTGCAAGAGCTGATGCTGTTCGTCACCTTGAGCATGTTATGCATGCGCAGTCACAGACAAGAAGGAAGCAATTAGATCATTTGATGGAGTTGAACTCCACCAGCAGTCAACTAAGAGAAGTCTGCTTTGAACTTTCACATCATCTTGTCAATGCATTCAGTAAGGATGTGGACCTTATCTGCTATATGGAAAACTTCATGAAGTCTTCTGGTAAATGGATAGATGGCACAAATATGATGGATGTACCGATTGCTTCTAAACATGTTTTGTCCAACCGCATAAACAGCAAG GCTCATATTCCAAATGCTCCTTTGGAAATTAAGATGGATGATACCGATGAGAGACAGATTTTGCATCATCTTGCTATTGCATGCCGTGCTTTATCTGAGTGTGTAAAAGACTGTAATGATCTCAAAAGAAGCATTGATGAGCATGGCTTTTCAGTTGAACAGAAAGCAACAGAGCTGTTTGATGTAATGTCCAACTTGCAGAACAGACTCACTTCTCAGCAAAATGAGTTGGAATCTTTGAGAGCAAAATTTGTTGAACTACAGTTGGAGATGAAAGGAAGAGATGAGGAGATTGTATCTGAACGCAGGAATATGAGCTTGCTATATGAAGCATGTACTAGTTCAGTTGCTGAGATTGAAGGGATGACTGATATATACCCTGGTAACCAGAGCTATGCTGTTGATCATTCTGCAGATGAACGTATAAAATCATTAGTTGAACAGTTAGTTCTAGCTGTAAAAACTTCTCGGAACAGTAATGAAGGCAGCACAAAGGAACTGAAGGCTACTGTTCTTGAGTTGCAGCAGGAGCTTCAAGCTAAAGATATCCAAATCAGCACAATCAGTTCAGAGCTTTCATATCAGTTAAGGGCGGCTGAATCTTCTGCAAAGCAGCTCTCAGTCGAGCTCGAAGGTGCAAAAATGGAGGTCCACAATTTGGCGAAACAAGTTGATATGTTGCATAATGAGAACAAGGCTTTAGAGACTCAAGTAAATGAGCTTAAAAATATGGAGTCAATGGCAAGTGAGCAGCACGGAAGAATTAAGGAATTGACTGATGAACTAAGCAGAAAAGACCAAG AAATTGAAGGTTTGATGCAAGCacttgatgaagaagaaaaagagctTGAAGTCATGGAGAACAAAAGTCATGAGTTGGAGCAAATGCTGCAAGAAAAAGAATTTGCTTTAAAGAGCGCAGAAGTTTCTAGGACTAAAGCTCTGGCAAAACTTGCAACGACTGTCGACAAGTTTGATGAGTTGCATAGCTTGTCTGAAAATCTTCTTGCAGAAGTGGAAAACCTTCAGTCACAATTGCAAGAAAGAGATTCAGAGATCTCTTTTCTGCGGCAGGAAGTTACAAGAAGTACGAATGAACTGCTAACCACTGAAGAGAGCAACAAAAAGTACTCATCACAGATAAACGATTTCATTAAATGGCTAGAAACAGCACTTTTGCAGTTTGGCGTGCATTGCGACTATGATGGCACTCCAGTTCCTGTCTATATGGAGATGTTGAGCAAAAAAATAGGATCTCTGATATCTGAATCAGATGATTTAAGGGTTGTAGTCCAAAGCAAAGATTCTTTACTACAGGTTGAGAGGACCAAAATGGAAGAATTGATGCGTAAATCAGATGCTCTAGAAGCTTCATTGAGCCAAAAGGATTCTCAAATAGGGTTGCTTCGCCGGGATAGGGCATCCAGTCAACTGAACAGATCTATAAACTTGCCTGGCACTTCAGAGATTGAACAAATG AATGACAAAAGCCCAGCAGTTGTCACTCAGCTTCGAGGCGCGCGAAAAGTCAACAATGACCAAATTGCTATTGATGTAGAGATGGATAAAGACAAGCAAttagatgatgaagatgatgataaaG CACATGGTTTCAAGTCATTGACTATGTCACGCTTTGTTCCCAAGTTCACTCGACCGATATCAGACAGAATTGATGGGATGTG GGTCTCTGGTGATAGATTGCTCATGAGGCAACCGACCTTAAGACTTGGCATCTTGATATATTGGATTGCATTGCATGCGTTGCTTGCTAGTTTTATTTAA